In Granulicella mallensis MP5ACTX8, the sequence TTGCGATCTGTTCGTGGGTGGCCAGAAGGTCGGGGGTGACTTTTTCCGTGGGCTTGAGGCCCAGATAGGTCAGGGCAAAGCCCTTGCGAATGCCGTAATCGCTGCTAGGCAGGACGTTCGGACGCCCGAGGCGGAAGATCAGCATCATCTCGACGGTCCACTTGCCGATGCCGCGCACCTGTGTCAGGTGCTCGATGATGTCGTCGTCGCTCATGCGACGGATGCGGGCTATCGTAGGCACGGTGCCGTCGAGCGTCTTGGCGGCCAGGTCGCGCAGAGCCAGTGCCTTGTTGTGTGAGAGCCCGGCGGCGCGAAGCTGTTCGTTCGGGCAGTCGAGCAGATCTTGTGGCTCAGGATGGTTGCCGATACCGCAGGCATCCGCGAACGATGCCAGCAGCCGCGCATGGATGGTGGCGGCGGCCTTGCCATGGAGTTGCTGGTAGATGATGGACTGTGTGAGCGCCTCGAAGGGCGACTGTTGCGCAGGCAGCCGCACCGTAAACGGCCCAGCCTTGGCGATCAGCTTCGCAAGTTTGGGATCGGCGGCTGAGAGCGCGTCGGTAGCTTCTGTGGGATCGTACGGCAGCTTTCGGGTAGAGCCGGAGCGTGGGCGAGGCATGAAGAGAGTTTGCCATAGAGCGCTGTAGTTTCACCTGTTTCGCGGAGCTGTCCTGTCTCTTGTTCATGCGGCTGTCTGACTTACTGGAGGGGCAATCGATATCTGTAGTTTCCGCAGGTAGAATTCGCACATGATCGCTCGAGTACAGGAAACTACAGAAGGATTCGTGATCGTTATTCCCCCTGCTGAGGCCAAGGCGTGGGGACTGAGGGAGAACTTTCCTCTGGAAGTACATCGTGTGGGTTCAACTTCCGAAGACGATGCTCCGGAACTCATCCAGGCGCGCCATCAGGAAGTGCTCAAGGTCGCCGAACAAGTCATAGAGGAGCACGCCGCAGCTTTTCGTGAGCTGGCTAAAGGCCCCGAAGGTCCTGGTCCGTACGGCGATGTGTAGCCAAAGAAATCCTCAGGCGAACTCGGACTAATGTGGACGGGATTTAGAAAAATGGTTCTTTCCTGTAAAACATTTTTATAGCGAATTTGCCGCATCACCAGCGGGGAATCATCGTTTGATGTAAATAGAAACCGCTCGTTTTCCCGGTCGATAATCGCTGGTCGTTTCGACTATCGAACATTAGGGCCCTAAAGCCAACGTTGGTGTAACAATTCGGCTGCTATACTCGATTTTTCACAGGGCTTGTTTTCAAACCTTTGGAAACACCTATCACGGTATCTTTGTGAGTAGGTTCACTTTCCGAAGGCGCAGCACTCTCAGGTAGTTGGTTATTCGGTTCAAAACTCCACAGGTTTTTTTGATGCAGAGGAAGCAGGAACGCACTCATGGCGCAAGTATTTGACCGCAGTTCGAACGCACTGGCTCGCGCGAGCCTGGTGCTGACGGGCTTGATCGTCATCGCGCTCGGTGTGGCGCTGAACTCATTGCAGCGGTCGCCGTGGGTGACCAAGCAAGGGCAGCGGCCGGACCAGCCCGTCCCTTTCAGCCACAAGCACCACGTCGAGGGCCTCGGGCTCCAGTGCCAGTACTGCCACGTATCCGTGGAGAAGAGCTCGTACGCGGGTATTCCGCCGACTAAGACTTGTATGAACTGTCACTCCCAGATCTGGACCGACGCTCAGTTGCTCGAGCCGGTGCGGCAGAGCTGGGCGACCGGTAAGTCGATCAACTGGATTCGCGTCCACGATCTGCCGGACTACGTGTACTTCAATCACGAGATCCACGTGAACAAGGGCATCGGCTGCGCAAGCTGTCACGGCCGTGTTGACGAGATGCCGTTGATGTACCAGGAAAACACGCTGCAGATGGAGTGGTGTTTGAACTGCCATCGCAACCCTGCAGTGAACCTGCGGCCCGCCAGCGAGGTCTACAACATGGCGTGGGCAGGCCCCTCGACCGACAAGCCCGTCTGGTGCACCACGACCGGCAAGGGTGGACCCACGGCACAGGGCGTATCCTGCGTGACCAAGGATCCAGGCAACCAGAACCCCGAGTTGGCGCAGTTGACCAAGCCCGAGGCTCCGGCAGCTTCGCAGTCGGGAACGAATCTCCAGCCGCATCCGTTGACGGGTGAGGGCCAGACGGTCTCCGATATGCCGCAGATTGCAATGCCTGCCAGCTATCAGAAGTTCACCAGCCAGATGGATCTCGGTCGCTACCTGACAGCGCAATACCACATCCGCTCAGCCAACGAGCTGTCGAGCTGCGAGGTGTGCCACCGATGAAAAATTCAGTTGGAACCACACGCATGGGAACCGAGCCTACGATGGCAGTAGAAACGCAACAGGCAGTCGTGAAGGCGCAGGTCGTCAATACGATTGCTCCTGCAAAGATGACGCTCGCCGAAGTCCGCACAAAGCTGGAAGGCAAGACCGGCAAGCGCTTCTGGAAGAATCTGGATGAACTCTCTGACTCGCCTCAGTTTCAGGAGTTGATGCAGGAGGAGTTTCCGCGCCAGGCAGGTGCGGGCGAGTGGGTTGACTCCGTCAGCCGCCGCGGCTTCCTCAAAGTCATGGGCGCAAGCTTTGCGCTGGCCGGCCTGGCCGGTTGCACCAAGCAGCCCGATGAGCCGATCTTTCCGTACGTAAAACAGCCCGAGGACTTGATCCTTGGCAAGCCGATGTACTTTGCAACGGCACACCCTTTCCCGACCGGTGCAGTTCCTGTGCTGATCAAGTCGGACGCATTCCGTCCCATCAAGGTGGAAGGCAATCCCGAACACCCGATGTCGAAGGGTAAGTCAGATGCCTACACCCAGGCGACGCTGCTTGACCTGTACGATCCCGATCGCTCGGTGCAGCCGAAGTTCCGCGGAGAGGCTGCCTCATGGGGCCAGTTCCAGCAGGATTTTGCCAAGGCTGTTGCGGGCACCAAGACCGGCCAGGGCGTTTACTTCCTGAGCGAGACCATCACCTCTCCGACGCTTGCCTCCCAGTGGAAGCAGGTTTCGGCGAAGTATCCGCAGGCCAAGCTGGTGCAGTATGACGCGGTGAACAATGACCGTGCTCGCGCCTCCTCGAAGGCTGCGTTCGGCGATTACCTCGACGTGCAGTACAAGCTCGAAGACGCGGACGTCATCCTCGCGCTCGATGCTGATTTCCTGGGTGGAATTGCCTTCCCGGGCTTCCTGCCTCTGTCGGCGGCGTATGCCGAGCGGCATCGCTTTGAAGCCGGCAAGACGATGAACCGGATGTACGTCGTCGAGACCATGCCGACGGTAACCGGATATAAAGCTGACCATCGCCTGGCTCTGAAGCCGAGCGAGATCGAAGCCTTCTCGGTAGCTCTCGCTGGTGGCAATGGTTCGGCGCTGACCAACCCTGATGCTCAGAAGTTCCTTACCGCAGTCCTTGCCGATCTGAAGAAGTCGGGCGGCAAGTGTGTGGTGATGGTTGGACCGCAGAGCCCAGCGGCTGCCCATGCGGCGGCGCACGCGTTGAACGCGAGCCTGGGCGCAGTGGGCAAGACGGTTCTCTATACCGAGTCCATCGCTCCGATTCCCAGCGAGCAGGGTGCGGATCTCAAGTCGCTCGTTGCGGACATGTACGACGGCAAGGTGCAGTGGCTGGTGATGCTCGGCGTCAACCCGCTGTACAACGCTCCTTCCGATCTTGAGTTCACGACAGCCTTCAATAAGGTGCCGAACACGGTGCATCTCGGGTCGCACGTCGATGAGACGGGTTTCTACTCAACCTGGCACGTCAATAAGACTCATTACCTGGAGAGCTGGTCGGATGCGCGTGCCTACGATGGCACCATCTCGATCGTTCAGCCAATGATCGATCCGCTTTACGGCGGCAAGAGCGCGCACGATGTTCTGCAGGCGCTTCTCGATCCTTCCATCAGTGCTTATGACGCAGTCGTAGCAAATGCCCGGACTTACATTACCGGCGACTTTGCGACAGGCTGGAAGAAGGCTCTACATGATGGCTGGGTAGAGGGAACAGCATTCTCGCCGAAGCTGGCTGGCCAGCCCAAGGCGGTCACTCCAGTTGCCTTGAATACGCCCGCTGCGGGAGCCATTGAAATCAGCTTCCGTCACGATCCTTCGGTCTACGACGGTCGCTACGGTAACAACGGCTGGTTGCAGGAGCTGCCGAAACAGATCACGAATCTCTCGTGGGACAATGCCGCGCTGATGAGCATGGACCTGATGTCCAAGCTCAAGATTGAAGAAAACGAAGCGATCGAGCTCAATCTGAACGGTCGCAAGGTGATTGCACCGGTGCTGATGGCTCCGGGCCATCCGGACGACGCTGTAACCGTGCATCTCGGCTTTGGCCGCCGTGCGGAATCGGGCCGTGTGGGTGCGGGCGTCGGGTTCGATGCCTACTCGCTGCGGACCTCCGATGCTCCTCTCTCCGCTTCGGGTCTGAAGGTTGCCGGCGGCAAGGGCATCTATGACATCTGCGTGACCAAGGTTCACAACATCGAGCATCGCGGCGCCTACGCGCAGCGTGATCTTGAGCATCCGTTGTCGGACAAGGAAGGCACGTACTCGTTGGCTGGGCATGAGGCGATGGAGCGTTCGATCATTCGCTACGCCACAGTCGCCGAGGCTACCGCCAATCCGAAGTATGCAGAAGAAGGCGCAAGCGGCACCTGGGTCAACAAGGTGGGTTACAACCCGCAGGGCGAAAAGCCTGGTGCGGATGAGACCTTCTTCCCTGACGCCTGGCACTACAACCACACCGCTGTCGTGGGTGCTGGCCAGAAGGTCCTTCAGAACTCTTGGGGTATGTCGGTCGATCTGAACTCCTGCATTGGTTGCAATGCCTGCATCGTAAGCTGCTACGCGGAGAACAATATCCCTGTCGTCGGCCGTGAGCAGGTGAAGATTGGCCGCAACATGCAGTGGATGCGTATCGACACCTACTTCGAGGGCGATCTGCATGCTCCGAAGGCGCACTTCCAGCCGATGATGTGCCAGCACTGCGAGAACGCCGGTTGCGAGCAGGTCTGCCCGGTTGGCGCAACCGTTCACACTCCGGAAGGCCTCAATACGATGGTCTACAACCGTTGCGTGGGCACTCGTTACTGCTCCAACAACTGCATGTACAAAGTTCGCCGCTTCAACTTCCTTCTGTACGCGGACTTCGATACTGAGAGCCTCAAGTTCATGCGCAACCCGGATGTCTCGGTTCGTTCGCGTGGCGTCATGGAGAAGTGCAGCTATTGCATCCAGCGTATCGAAGCCGTCAAGATCGAAGCGGATAAGAACAATCGTGCGATCGCCGATGGCGAGATCGTAACGGCCTGCCAGCAGGCTTGCCCGACCGATGCGATTATCTTTGGCAACATCAACGATCCGAACAGCCGTGTCGCGAAGAAAAAGAAGGAAGAGCGCGACTATCAGGTGCTGGCGGATCTGAACTACCGCCCCCGCACGACATACACGGCAGGCGTTATCAACCCGAACCCGGAGCTTGCATAAGATGGCAACCCAAGGTCCTATCCATGATCCGAATGCGGCGCTCGATCCTATGATCGACCCGCAGACGGGTGAGTACGCGGTCATCGCGCCGGGCCACAACTTCAAGAGTGTGACGCAGAAGATCGCGGGTATCGTGCTTACCGCCGACACACCCTGGGCGTGGACGGGCGGTCTGTTCCTGGCCGCAACCGTAGCGTTGGGCGTAGTCATCGGTGTTACCTGGCTCGTCCTCAAGGGCGTCGGCATCTGGGGTGTCACTATCCCTGGCGCGTGGGGCTTTGCCATCATCAACTTCGTTTGGTGGATCGGTATCGGCCACGCCGGAACGCTGATCTCGGCCATTCTGCTGCTCTTCAAGCAGACTTGGCGCAACTCGATCAATCGATTTGCCGAAGCGATGACCATCTTTGCCGTCTGCTGCGCGGGCCTCTTCCCGCTGCTGCACGTCGGTCGTCCGTGGCTTGGTTACTGGCTGTTGCCGTACCCGAACACGATGAACCTCTGGCCGCAGTTCCGCTCGCCGCTGGCCTGGGACGTCTTCGCCGTCTCGACTTACGCGACGATCTCGGTGGTCTTCTGGTACATCGGTATGATCCCGGATTTCGGTACGCTGCGCGATCGCGCGAAGCTGCCGCTGGCCAAGGCCTTCTACGGCATGCTCTCGCTGGGCTGGCGTGGATCGACTCGCCACTGGATTCGCTACGAGTCGGCTTCGCTGCTGCTCGCCGGTCTCTCGACGCCTCTGGTGCTCTCGGTGCACACCACCATCAGCTTCGACTTCGCGGTCGCGGCTATGGCAGGCTGGCATACGACGATCTTCCCGCCGTACTTCGTCGCCGGCGCCGTTTACTCAGGGTTCGCGATGGTGCTTACGCTCGCCATCCCAATCCGCAAGTTCTATCACCTGGAAGACCTGGTTACGCTTCGCCACCTCGATAACATGGCGAAGGTGATGTTGACGACCGGTTCGATCGTTGCCTATGGCTACGGTATGGAAGTCTTCATGAGCTGGTACTCAGCCAGCCACTGGGAGTTCTTCATGATGTGGAACCGTATGTTCGGGCCGATGGGCTGGGCATACTGGATACTCATCCTGACCAACATTGCGATTCCGCTGACCACGCTCTGGTCGCGTAAGCTGCGCGTCAATGTCGGCTACCTGTTCTTCCTGTCCTTCGTGGTGAACATCGGTATGTGGTTCGAGCGTTTCGTCATCGTCGTGACGTCTCTCTACCGCGACTATCTGCCGTCGAGCTGGGGAACCTATCGCGCGACCAAGTGGGACTATATTCTGTTCCTCGGAACGTGGGGAATGTTTACCTTCCTGTTCCTGCTGTTTGCGCGCTTCGCTCCCATGATTCCGATGTCGGAGATCCGCATGATGCTGCCGCAGACCAAGGTTCATCACCCTGGTGCAGATGCTGAAGTTGTTACCCAGGAGGCCCTCTAATGCCGGTACACGAGGGAGTTTACGGTCTGATCGCTGAGTTCAATACTCCCAGCGAGTTGGTGAATGCGACTGAGATGGCGCACCGCGCCGGTTACCGCCGCATGGAGTGCTACACCCCCTATCCCGTGGAAGAGGCAGCCGAAGCGCTGCGTTTCCATAAGACAGGCGTGCCGCTGATGTGTCTTCTGGGCGGTCTCATGGGTCTCGTTACCGGCTATGGGATGGAAGTCTGGGTCAATACGTTGGGCTATCCGCTCAACATTGCAGGACGCCCGCTGTTCAGCTGGCCGGCGTTCGTGATCCCAGGCTATGAGTGGACGATTCTGTTCGCTGGTCTGTCGGCGGCGTTCGGCATGCTGGCTCAGAACGGCCTGCCGCAGCTTTACCACCCGTTGTTCAACGCACCTAACTTCCGCGACGGTGCAACGACGGACAAGTTCTTCCTCTGCCTCGAAGCACACGATCCGAAGTTTTCGGTGACCGAGACCAGGGCGTTTCTCGAAGGGTTCTCTCCTGTCTCCGTTGTGGAGGTGGACCACTAATGCAAGGAAACAGGAAACAGGAAACGGCGATGCGAGTAGCGCGTGCAGTGACGGGGCTTTCGGCGATGGCGGCGATGCTGGTTTTGGCCGGCTGCCGTCAGGACATGCACGATCAGCCGAAGTTCTTTCCGCAGCGCGGAACCTCGTTCTACGCCGATGGCCGCTCCGTGCGTCCGCAGGTGGAGAACACCGTGGCGCGCAACCAGCTCCATCAGGATGCGTACTTCTTTACCGGTCTGCAGAACGGCAAAGAGGGCGAGGGTCTCCCGATCCAGTTGACCCCCGCGGTCATGGAACGCGGCCAGGAGCGCTTCAATGTCTACTGCACGCCCTGCCACTCTCGTGTAGGCAATGGTGACGGCATGATCGTGCAGCGCGGCTACCGCCCGGCAGGCGACTTCCACACGGACCGCCTCCGCAATGCTCCGCTTGGCCACTTCTTCAATGTCATGACCAACGGCTTCGGCTCTATGCCGGATTATGCCGCGCAGTTGACGCCGGAAGATCGTTGGGCGGTTGCGGCTTACATTCGCGCACTGCAACTCAGCCAGAATGCGAAGCAGTCCGATGTGGCTGCGGGGCAGCATGTGCAGAGCCTGCACGATATTGCAAAGGATGAAGGCCTGCCTCCGGGATTTGCGGAACCATGGGGTCTGCCCTCGACGGCGATCTATGGAACGCCGAACAATCAGGACAACGGTATTCCGGGACAGAATTTGGGCACGGCTCCTGCGGCAGCGGCAAAGAGTGCGCAGCCAGCAGCACAGCCGGCCGAGACAAAGCAGTAAGAACAGATTTCGAAACTTCTGGAACTTGAAGGCGACTGACGAATGTCACTTGAACACGAACATCACGGAGCGGATTTGACGCACGGGAACGCAGGGCATCACGGCCCGAAGATGCTGCCCAGCGTGCTGACGGCACCTGCCGTCGTAGGCGCCTGGCGCACCCGCGCCGCCATCGTCGCGGTCATCTTCGCGGTGGTTTCTCTGGCCTTTTTCTTCGTCCCAGGCGGCAAGTCGCATCTCCTGCGTGCCTACCTGATGGGCTACATGACATGCTTCAACTTCTGCGGCGGCGCTCTTGCCTTCCTGATGGTGCAGTATGTTTCGGGCGGTAAGTGGGGCCAGATTCTGCGCCGTCCGCTGGAAGCCATGACCCGCACGATCTGGGTTGTCTTTGCGATGTTCCTGCCTGTGATGTTCCTGCTGAAGCATCTCTACATCTGGGCTGCTTACCCAAACAAGGCTGCTCTTCTGGATGCCTACAAGACGGGTCATATCACGCAGGAGCAGCAGCTCACGGCTTCCTCCAAGCTCACCATGTTGAGCCCGACGAGCGCCTGGGTCGAGTATCTGCTGGTGCTGGGCTTTATGGCGCTGGTCATCACGCTGCTCAATAAGTGGTCTGTACAGCGCGACAACGACCCTCAGGCTGGAACGCTGGCCAGCTTCGACAAGTGGCGCGTCAAGTTCGAGAACCTCTCCGGTCCGTCGATCCTGTTCTACGTCATCCTGATGTCGGCCTTCGTCATCGTCTTCGTCAAGTCGCTGGATGTTACCTGGTACTCGTCGGTGTATGGCCTGCAGTTCCTCGTCGCGCAGGGATACGGCGTACTCGCACTGGGTATCCTGAGTCTCATCCTGCTCTCCCGTTATGAGCCGATGAAGACGATGTTCCGCACGACCGAGCAGCACGACATGGGCAAGCTCACCTTCGCCTTCGTCATGCTGAATATCTACCTGACCTTTGCGGAGTTCCTGATCATCTGGTCGGGCAACCTGCCGGATGAGATTCCCTGGTACCTGCACCGCATCCATGGCGGCTGGTGGTATGTCTGCTCGGCTGACGTCATCTGCCACTGGCTCATCCCGTTCTGCATCCTGCTCTCGCGCGATATCAAGCGCTCCAAGAGCAAGATGATCTGGGTGACCGTATTCATGATCTTCGCCCGCTTCATCGATATGTTCTGGCTCATCGAGCCGAACTTCAAAGATGCCGCCGGCAACCTGCACCTCGCGGGTAACTTTGGAATCCTGGCCTACATTACAGTGCCTGTCGCCGTCGTCGCGTTCTGGATGTTCTTCTACCTGACCGAACTGATGAAGCGTCCGCTGATCAATGTGAACGACCCGCACACGCAAGAGCTTTTGGAGCCTGAGCATGCACACTGAAGGACACGACGCAGGTCGCCCGGAGGGCACCACCCCGCATCCGCCGCATCAGCGTGATTCGGAACATCCCGGCTATGAAGTACAGGACGTGAACGCGGGCGGTATCGCCACATTCCTCGCGGGACTGTTCGGCACGGTATTGATCTTCTTCGTCTTCTGCTTCTTTATGGGCAAGGCGATCAACACGATGATGGTCACGCACGACGAGAAACCCAACAAGTGGCAGGCGGATCTTTCGCAGCCCGGCGCTACACCTCGCGGCAATAAGCGTGAAGATTTGACCTCGGCTGCAGAGATGCAGCAGCGGCAGCTGCAGAGCATGACGCAGGCCTTCCCGACGCCTCGGCTCGAGACGGACGACGGCAATCAGGATGTCGCCGATCTGCACGCTCGCGAAGATCTGCTGTTGGATCACTACAGCTCATCGACCGATCTGCCTCAGGGCGCGGTTCGCATTCCTATCGACCGTGCGATGCAGTTGGTCGTACAGCGCGGTCTGGGAGCGGCTCCCGCAGCTCAGACACCGCAGGCCGTGATGGCCGGCGAAAGCGCACCAGCGGTTCAGGCTCCGTTGACCGATGGCTTTGCGCGCACCGGCTACGAGCTCGAGACGATTCAAGCCCGCAACGAGAAGAACGACTTCAATCGGGCAGAAGCAAAAAAAGACTAAGCACGGCTAGCAGGACACAGGAAGCGATAGAGATCTGACGATGACAGCAGGACGCACAATTCGGATGGCAACAGCGGCGGGACGGGGACTCCTCGGCCTTGCGCTGGTGCTCGGTTGTGCGGCTCCAGTCTTCGCACAGGTTTCGAGCTACGGCGATAAGGCTACCGGCGATAACACCGGAGACCAGCTTCCGCAGATTCTGCAAAAGGTGCAGGTAACCCAGCACCTCAATGCGCAGCTTCCTCTGGACGCAAAGTTCACCGACGACAAGGGCGCGCCCGTTTCGTTGGGCCAGTACTTTGACGGCAAGCATCCGGTTCTTCTCTCGACGGTGTACTACAACTGCCCGATGCTGTGTTCGGAAGAGATGGACGGGGTCGTCAGCTCGTTGCTGATGGTTCACCTGGTTCCGGGCAAGGACTTCCAGATCGTTGTGGTCAGCATTGATCCGACCGAGACGGCGGATCTTGCGGCTCGCTACAAGGCGCGTTACGTGAAGCGCTATGGGCATCCCGAGACGGCTGACGGTTGGCACTTTCTTACCGGACAGAAGCCGGCGATCGATGCTGTGACCAATGCCGTTGGGTTTGGTTACACGCGGGTCCCTGGACCGGATGGCACGCTCTCGCAGTTTGCGCATGCCAGTTCTATCGAAATTGCCACTCCGCAGGGCAGGCTGGCACAGTATTACCTTGGCGTCGAATACTCGCCCAAAGACATTCTTCTGGGGCTGATCGATGCCTCAGGCAACAAAATTGGTTCGCCTGTAGCAAACATTCTCACCTACTGCTATCACTACGATCCGCAGATCAATAAGCACTCCTTGATCGTGGCGCGGGTCGTTCAGTTGGGCGGTATGGCGACGGTGGCGGGCCTTGGCGGTTTCATGTTTCTGATGTTCCGTCGCGACCTGCGGCTGGGGCGCGACCACGATTTACCTCAACCGGATGACGACAACCGGCGGAACGGATAAAGGCTAACGATGGGAATTAGTCCAGTACTGTGGCAATTTTTGGTGAAGTGGCTGCATGCCTCGGCCCTGTTTCCGGCTGAGGCGTCCACGATCTCGCCTTACACTGACGCGCTCTATTTCTTCCTGCTGGCGATGACGCTGGTTGGCCTGCTGCTGGTAGGCGTTCTCGTCTTCGGCTTCTCGATTCGCTATCGCCGCGAGAAGAACCCCGTCGCCACGCAGGTCGAAGGCTCGACGCTGCTTGAGGCGACGTGGACGATCATCCCGCTGGCGATCTTCCTGGTCACCTTCGTATGGGGCGCTCTGCTGTACTTCCGCATCTACGATCCGCCAGCCAATGCGATGAACATCTACGTCGTCGGCAAGCAGTGGATGTGGAAGGCCGAGCATCCTGGCGGGCAGCACGAGATCAACGCGCTGCACGTACCGGCGGGTCGCCCTGTGCAGCTCACGATGATCTCGCAGGATGTGTTCCACAGCTTCTCGATCCCCGACTTCCGCGTCAAGCGCGAAGTGATTCCGGGTCGCTACACGACGATCTGGTTCCAGGCGACTACCCCCGGCACGTACCACATCTTCTGCACCCAGTATTGCGGAACGCAGCACTCCGGCATGATCGGTGAGGTCACCGTTCTCTCGCCGGATGACTACCAGAAGTGGACGCAGCAATCGACCAGCGGCATGAGTCTGGCTCAGAACGGAGAGCGGCTATTTGCCAGCATGGGTTGCAACGCCTGCCACAGCGGCAACGCCGCGGCACGTGGTCCGAACCTTGCTGGTGTCTATGGCTCCAAGTTGACGCTTACCAATGGCAGCCAGGTGTTGGTAAACGACGCGTACCTCCGCGATGCGATCCTGAATCCCTCGCAGCACATTACCGCGGGATACGCGCCCATCATGCCGACGTACCAGGGGCAGATCAGCGAAGACGGCCTGATCGACCTGGTTGAGTACATCAAGAACATGCAATCGAACTTCCGGGTGCAGCAGACTCTGATGACATCGGAGTCTAATCAGGCAGCGCCCACAACGCCCACCGAGGGCACAACGTCTGAAACGGTGAAGCCATGAGCACCAGCGTCCCCAATTTGCACACCATCGTCTCTCTGCCCGATCAGAGCACGGCTAAGCTGCCGAAGCGGCACTACATCAACAACGAACACGGATTGTTGAGCTGGCTGCTGACGGGAGATCATAAGCGCATCGCGATCCTGTATCTGATCTCGATCACGTTCTTCTTCTTTATCGGCGGAGCGTTCGCAGGTCTCATCCGGCTGGAGCTGCTGACACCGCAGTCCGATCTCGTCGCGGCGGATACGTACAACAAGTTCTTCACCATGCACGGCATCATCATGATCTTCCTGTTCCTGGTACCGTCGGTACCGGCGACTCTCGGGAACTTCCTGATCCCGATCATGCTGGGCGCGAAGGACCTTGCGTTCCCCAAGATCAACCTGCTGTCCTGGTACCTCTATCTCGCAGGCGGCACACTCACGCTGGCCGCGCTGGTGCTGGGTGGCGTTGATACCGGCTGGACCTTTACCACGCCGCTCTCGACGCACTACCTGAACACGCATGTCATCACGGCGGCGACGGCTATCTTCATCGCTGGATTCAGCTCGATCTTCACCGGTCTGAACTTCATCGTGACGATCCACCGTATGCGCGCTCCGGGCATGACCTGGTTCCGTATGCCGTTGTTCGTATGGTCGAACTACGCTGCTTCGATCCTGATGGTTCTCGGAACCCCGGTTCTGGCTATCGCGATCGTGCTGGTTGCGCTCGAACGGCTCGTGGGTATCGGCGTCTTCGACCCGGCCAAGGGCGGCGATCCGCTGCTGTTCCAACATCTTTTCTGGTTCTACTCGCATCCGGCCGTGTACATCATGATTCTGCCGGGTATGGGCGTCATCTCCGAGGTCATCTCGACCTTCAGCCGCAAGCGCGTCTTCGGCTACACGGCGGTCGCGTTCAGCTCGGTAGCCATCGCGCTCTTCGGCTTCTTCGTGTGGGCGCACCATATGTTCATCATGGGTGTGTCGAACTACTCGGCGCTGGTCTTCTCGCTACTGACGATGCTCGTCGCTGTACCTTCGGCGATCAAGATCTTCAACTGGGCGTTCACGCTGCAGAAGGGTTCTATCACCTTCGAGACCCCGATGCTCTACGCCTTCGGCTTCATGGGCCTGTTCACCATCGGCGGTCTGACGGGCGTGTTCCTCGGTTCGCTGGGTATGGACATCCATCTCACCGAGACCTACTTCATCGTGGCGCACTTCCACTTTGTCATGGTCGGCGGCATGTTGATGGCGTTCCTCGCGGGCATCCACTTCTGGTGGCCCAAGATGACCGGCCGCATGTATCCCGAGTCGCTGTCCAAGCTGGCTGCGGTGGTTACGTTCATCGGCTTCAACCTGACCTTCCTGCCGCAGTTCATCCTCGGCTACCTCGGCATGCCGCGTCGCTACGCTGCGTATCCGCCGGAGTTCCAGGTACTGAATGTGCTTTCAACCGCAGGCGCAACGGTGCTGGGCGTGGGTTATATGCTGCCGCTGCTGTACCTCGGCTGGTCGCTGAAGTACGGCGCGATTGCGGGTGACAACCCGTGGCAGGCAACAGGTCTTGAGTGG encodes:
- a CDS encoding DNA-3-methyladenine glycosylase family protein, which codes for MPRPRSGSTRKLPYDPTEATDALSAADPKLAKLIAKAGPFTVRLPAQQSPFEALTQSIIYQQLHGKAAATIHARLLASFADACGIGNHPEPQDLLDCPNEQLRAAGLSHNKALALRDLAAKTLDGTVPTIARIRRMSDDDIIEHLTQVRGIGKWTVEMMLIFRLGRPNVLPSSDYGIRKGFALTYLGLKPTEKVTPDLLATHEQIAKRAKKWAPWCSVASWYMWRACDLAAGKTVQPE
- a CDS encoding tRNA modification GTPase TrmE; the protein is MIVIPPAEAKAWGLRENFPLEVHRVGSTSEDDAPELIQARHQEVLKVAEQVIEEHAAAFRELAKGPEGPGPYGDV
- a CDS encoding cytochrome c3 family protein, with protein sequence MAQVFDRSSNALARASLVLTGLIVIALGVALNSLQRSPWVTKQGQRPDQPVPFSHKHHVEGLGLQCQYCHVSVEKSSYAGIPPTKTCMNCHSQIWTDAQLLEPVRQSWATGKSINWIRVHDLPDYVYFNHEIHVNKGIGCASCHGRVDEMPLMYQENTLQMEWCLNCHRNPAVNLRPASEVYNMAWAGPSTDKPVWCTTTGKGGPTAQGVSCVTKDPGNQNPELAQLTKPEAPAASQSGTNLQPHPLTGEGQTVSDMPQIAMPASYQKFTSQMDLGRYLTAQYHIRSANELSSCEVCHR
- a CDS encoding TAT-variant-translocated molybdopterin oxidoreductase, with the translated sequence MKNSVGTTRMGTEPTMAVETQQAVVKAQVVNTIAPAKMTLAEVRTKLEGKTGKRFWKNLDELSDSPQFQELMQEEFPRQAGAGEWVDSVSRRGFLKVMGASFALAGLAGCTKQPDEPIFPYVKQPEDLILGKPMYFATAHPFPTGAVPVLIKSDAFRPIKVEGNPEHPMSKGKSDAYTQATLLDLYDPDRSVQPKFRGEAASWGQFQQDFAKAVAGTKTGQGVYFLSETITSPTLASQWKQVSAKYPQAKLVQYDAVNNDRARASSKAAFGDYLDVQYKLEDADVILALDADFLGGIAFPGFLPLSAAYAERHRFEAGKTMNRMYVVETMPTVTGYKADHRLALKPSEIEAFSVALAGGNGSALTNPDAQKFLTAVLADLKKSGGKCVVMVGPQSPAAAHAAAHALNASLGAVGKTVLYTESIAPIPSEQGADLKSLVADMYDGKVQWLVMLGVNPLYNAPSDLEFTTAFNKVPNTVHLGSHVDETGFYSTWHVNKTHYLESWSDARAYDGTISIVQPMIDPLYGGKSAHDVLQALLDPSISAYDAVVANARTYITGDFATGWKKALHDGWVEGTAFSPKLAGQPKAVTPVALNTPAAGAIEISFRHDPSVYDGRYGNNGWLQELPKQITNLSWDNAALMSMDLMSKLKIEENEAIELNLNGRKVIAPVLMAPGHPDDAVTVHLGFGRRAESGRVGAGVGFDAYSLRTSDAPLSASGLKVAGGKGIYDICVTKVHNIEHRGAYAQRDLEHPLSDKEGTYSLAGHEAMERSIIRYATVAEATANPKYAEEGASGTWVNKVGYNPQGEKPGADETFFPDAWHYNHTAVVGAGQKVLQNSWGMSVDLNSCIGCNACIVSCYAENNIPVVGREQVKIGRNMQWMRIDTYFEGDLHAPKAHFQPMMCQHCENAGCEQVCPVGATVHTPEGLNTMVYNRCVGTRYCSNNCMYKVRRFNFLLYADFDTESLKFMRNPDVSVRSRGVMEKCSYCIQRIEAVKIEADKNNRAIADGEIVTACQQACPTDAIIFGNINDPNSRVAKKKKEERDYQVLADLNYRPRTTYTAGVINPNPELA